In one window of Opitutus sp. GAS368 DNA:
- a CDS encoding class I SAM-dependent methyltransferase → MKIDTVEFDGERVYPENYTHLRPLLYYHLARYAFAKSLLRRGDKVVDIACGSGYGTYELASIAESVIGVDISSVAIDYARKNFPAGNIEFKIGDAISLDTMLSGSVDAVVSFETIEHLADADQDLFLDAAQKSLSRSGILVISTPNTMVYSGGRATNNPHHLRELTIEQFREKLGKRFGVVQIFGQRKFEGSTAKGLMLLLGNVLVRFWKMNFRGLKFNGDIAQQTGDFEFPSYGLAACPYLIAVCKRPTAAVKE, encoded by the coding sequence ATGAAAATCGATACAGTAGAATTTGATGGAGAAAGAGTATATCCGGAGAACTATACGCATCTCAGGCCGCTCCTTTATTACCACCTGGCGCGCTATGCTTTTGCCAAATCACTGTTGCGCAGAGGAGACAAGGTTGTGGATATTGCCTGTGGAAGCGGCTATGGAACATACGAGTTGGCGAGTATCGCGGAAAGTGTAATAGGGGTGGATATCTCATCCGTGGCGATTGACTACGCTCGCAAAAACTTTCCCGCTGGTAATATCGAATTTAAGATCGGAGATGCAATATCCTTGGATACAATGCTGTCAGGTTCGGTTGATGCAGTGGTTTCCTTTGAAACCATCGAACACCTAGCCGATGCGGATCAGGACTTATTTCTAGATGCTGCGCAGAAATCACTCTCTCGCTCAGGGATCTTGGTCATTTCTACTCCGAACACCATGGTGTACAGCGGTGGCCGGGCGACAAACAATCCACATCACTTGCGCGAGCTAACCATTGAACAGTTCAGAGAAAAGCTGGGAAAAAGGTTTGGTGTGGTCCAAATATTTGGGCAGAGAAAGTTTGAAGGCTCGACAGCGAAAGGCCTGATGCTCCTCCTCGGAAATGTTTTGGTGCGATTTTGGAAGATGAATTTCAGGGGGTTAAAATTCAATGGCGATATAGCCCAGCAGACCGGGGATTTTGAATTCCCGAGTTACGGATTGGCGGCGTGTCCTTACCTAATTGCTGTTTGTAAACGGCCCACGGCGGCGGTCAAGGAATGA
- a CDS encoding right-handed parallel beta-helix repeat-containing protein: MSTKAAYDWRKKKHLMVSGHRFSQTLMYLAKAFIAFANSASLNLMGNICDRGRIFSALFGFRRLMQSSLCIVFVIGINNLLGAPRPSFELYVAADIKDPGGSSRIMPRSADAVCDSFTTARELVRQWRKAGGIGPVEVYVHTGTYYLTETVVLGPEDSGTADAPVVYRAEKPGTVRLIGGTKLTPTQAHWDRGDLLTFRLPPEPVATNGLASESRLGRSRPSFEVFWNGRRLPLARWPNLVGTDRPDDGWAYVEAVPKTATTDRFTVHGLPTGLAVTGAEIRVFSQPEWYDQMVPVAGYDTTTGELHLASPTSYPLVPGTRFYLQNARAALDQPGEWWFDPQTRELLVLAPESSEHGSEIFISRLATMLHLKGVSRVGFSGFVWEGATGDAIRLEDVSDCTFTDNQVALAAGWGIVAKTDGQLLINRNIVRDTGLGGMKLSGGDKTALKPAQTIVRDNELRNFGQLLACYLPALYLDGVGLVVEHNHISHAPHSAVTFTGNNHRILANLIEDVCRETNDAGAIYAGRNWADRGTHIERNVFRNIVGWHFLPSNSVNSQLPPAKRYVPGGLAPAVYLDDMLENSFIRDNVFDDIETTGILLGGGSYHTVIGNFFSHMQTGLLVDAQGSYQTSLDHLRPFLKEGSPYYAAYPEIRDREAHDPLTPSQLGIEDNHFIDVLLPYDIRLLGAQNIFSGNHFAGLSPAVKAVLKQAQIRKPLNSWAEWQAAGFDVDAVLESKLSSKAQKKMDKIINEAGPRKVKTVTP; the protein is encoded by the coding sequence ATGTCAACAAAAGCAGCCTACGACTGGCGCAAGAAAAAGCACCTCATGGTGTCAGGCCATAGATTCAGCCAAACTCTCATGTATCTTGCCAAGGCGTTTATAGCCTTCGCAAACAGCGCTTCCCTGAATCTAATGGGAAACATATGCGATCGAGGCCGGATTTTTTCGGCGCTGTTTGGCTTTCGCCGTTTAATGCAATCTAGCCTATGCATCGTATTTGTTATCGGGATCAATAATCTTCTAGGAGCACCCCGGCCATCATTTGAGCTTTACGTAGCCGCCGATATAAAAGACCCAGGGGGCAGCAGCCGAATCATGCCCCGTTCTGCTGATGCAGTGTGTGATTCCTTCACTACTGCTCGCGAACTGGTCCGTCAGTGGCGGAAGGCCGGTGGCATCGGCCCGGTTGAAGTCTACGTGCACACCGGCACCTACTATCTCACTGAGACTGTTGTGCTTGGCCCGGAGGACTCTGGCACTGCCGACGCGCCCGTTGTTTATCGCGCGGAAAAGCCCGGCACGGTTCGGCTGATCGGCGGCACCAAATTGACTCCGACGCAAGCGCACTGGGACCGGGGCGATCTGCTTACCTTCCGTCTGCCGCCGGAACCTGTGGCCACCAACGGACTGGCGAGCGAATCCCGTCTTGGTCGCTCCCGACCAAGCTTTGAGGTTTTCTGGAATGGCCGGCGCCTGCCACTGGCGCGCTGGCCTAATCTTGTCGGGACCGACCGCCCGGACGACGGCTGGGCTTATGTCGAGGCCGTGCCAAAGACCGCTACAACGGACCGTTTCACAGTTCATGGCCTCCCTACGGGATTGGCTGTTACTGGTGCTGAGATTCGCGTCTTCTCGCAGCCAGAATGGTATGACCAGATGGTTCCCGTCGCAGGTTACGACACGACCACTGGGGAGTTGCATCTGGCCAGCCCTACGTCCTATCCGCTCGTGCCAGGCACACGCTTCTATCTGCAAAACGCCCGTGCCGCCTTGGATCAGCCGGGTGAATGGTGGTTCGATCCGCAGACACGTGAGCTGCTCGTGCTCGCACCCGAATCCTCGGAACACGGATCTGAGATTTTCATATCCCGACTTGCCACCATGCTGCATCTCAAGGGCGTCAGCCGTGTCGGCTTTTCCGGTTTCGTGTGGGAAGGAGCGACTGGTGATGCCATCCGCCTGGAGGACGTCTCGGACTGCACCTTCACTGACAATCAAGTCGCGCTTGCCGCCGGCTGGGGCATTGTCGCCAAAACAGACGGCCAACTGCTGATCAACCGAAACATCGTGCGCGACACGGGCCTGGGCGGTATGAAGCTGAGCGGTGGCGACAAGACTGCCCTGAAACCGGCGCAAACGATCGTGCGTGACAACGAACTGCGAAACTTTGGCCAACTGCTGGCCTGCTACCTGCCGGCCCTTTATCTGGATGGTGTCGGCCTGGTAGTGGAACACAACCATATCAGCCATGCTCCACACAGCGCGGTGACCTTTACCGGCAACAATCACCGCATCCTGGCGAACCTCATTGAGGATGTCTGCCGTGAGACGAACGATGCGGGTGCGATCTATGCCGGCCGGAACTGGGCTGATCGCGGCACACATATTGAGAGGAACGTGTTCCGGAATATTGTGGGCTGGCATTTCCTGCCCTCTAACTCCGTCAATTCCCAACTGCCTCCCGCCAAACGCTATGTCCCGGGTGGCTTGGCTCCGGCGGTTTACCTGGATGACATGCTCGAGAATAGCTTCATCCGGGATAACGTCTTCGACGATATCGAGACGACTGGCATCCTGCTCGGTGGAGGCAGCTACCACACCGTCATAGGTAATTTTTTCTCGCATATGCAAACAGGTTTGCTCGTCGATGCGCAGGGTTCCTATCAAACCTCCCTCGACCACCTGCGGCCCTTCCTGAAGGAGGGTTCGCCCTACTATGCGGCCTACCCCGAAATTCGGGATCGTGAAGCTCATGACCCGCTCACGCCCTCGCAACTGGGCATTGAGGACAATCATTTCATCGATGTTCTTTTGCCCTACGATATTCGCTTGCTCGGTGCGCAGAATATTTTCTCCGGCAATCATTTCGCAGGTCTGTCTCCGGCGGTGAAGGCTGTCTTGAAGCAGGCCCAGATCAGGAAACCGCTTAACTCCTGGGCCGAATGGCAGGCGGCAGGCTTTGATGTAGACGCAGTGTTGGAATCCAAACTCAGTTCGAAGGCACAGAAGAAAATGGATAAGATCATCAACGAGGCCGGACCCAGAAAGGTTAAGACAGTCACACCCTGA
- a CDS encoding glycosyltransferase produces MKILLYEPGNTGHRPVILRYTIKVLEQACISWIHEARKQENSAWGLVKKARESDCDIIYVLTVDGIAGFTWRVSLIARFYGIRVICTYYLFNNLSAGWKSWVWRVLLITGNINRVHISDERLKRGHDRYPKQAWFLPDPWDPDEFPEWTQEAARKRLGITNGATVFLMFGLIDERKGADMFLQASLALAEKRTARAVVFLLAGQMSPGVRKLYDKCCQHSGGNYSWIGIDRRMPEDEVSIYYYATDYLLCAYPPYFKVSSNTVTRALAAGRPIIVPSHGLNAALVNDCACGLLFHTGSLSALTKTLAEAVELRCNNIPRYEKMCEVARQTACSRGLNVYGTHLCLSIDSLMHRDAFRTY; encoded by the coding sequence ATGAAGATCCTACTCTATGAACCGGGCAATACGGGGCATCGCCCGGTTATTCTTCGTTACACGATTAAGGTCTTGGAGCAGGCGTGTATAAGCTGGATTCACGAAGCGCGTAAACAGGAGAACTCGGCTTGGGGTTTGGTGAAGAAAGCAAGGGAGTCTGATTGCGATATTATCTATGTATTGACCGTGGATGGCATCGCGGGGTTTACGTGGCGGGTTTCACTGATCGCGCGTTTCTACGGCATTCGGGTGATCTGCACCTACTATCTCTTCAATAACCTGAGCGCAGGCTGGAAATCATGGGTCTGGCGTGTGTTGTTAATCACGGGCAATATCAACAGAGTGCATATCTCGGATGAGCGACTGAAACGCGGACATGATCGCTACCCCAAGCAGGCATGGTTTCTTCCCGATCCTTGGGATCCGGATGAGTTTCCAGAATGGACTCAGGAAGCTGCTCGGAAGCGACTGGGGATCACAAATGGCGCGACGGTTTTTCTGATGTTCGGATTGATAGATGAGCGTAAGGGGGCTGATATGTTTCTTCAAGCCTCTCTGGCGCTGGCCGAAAAACGCACCGCCCGTGCAGTAGTATTCCTGTTGGCAGGCCAAATGAGTCCAGGCGTTCGCAAATTATACGATAAGTGCTGCCAGCATTCCGGCGGGAATTATAGCTGGATAGGAATAGACCGGAGAATGCCAGAGGATGAGGTGTCTATTTATTATTATGCGACCGACTATCTTCTCTGCGCTTATCCCCCATATTTTAAGGTTTCAAGCAACACAGTCACTAGGGCTTTGGCAGCAGGCCGGCCGATCATCGTTCCGTCCCATGGATTGAATGCAGCTTTGGTGAATGATTGTGCATGTGGATTGCTCTTTCACACAGGCAGCCTGTCGGCATTGACGAAGACTCTGGCGGAGGCCGTTGAACTCAGGTGCAATAATATTCCACGATACGAGAAAATGTGTGAGGTTGCACGTCAAACCGCTTGTTCAAGGGGGCTGAATGTTTATGGCACTCATTTGTGTTTGAGCATTGATAGTCTCATGCATCGAGATGCTTTTCGCACATACTGA
- a CDS encoding type II toxin-antitoxin system prevent-host-death family antitoxin, with product MKSVSLRHMQHHLSDVMRHVDQGREVLVTRRRRTIARLVPASATATRAKWPDFAARTARIKGSPLSATILAERD from the coding sequence ATGAAATCTGTCTCCCTCCGCCACATGCAGCACCACCTGAGCGATGTCATGCGCCACGTGGACCAGGGCCGCGAGGTTCTCGTCACCCGCCGCCGCCGCACCATCGCCCGCCTCGTGCCCGCCTCAGCCACCGCCACCCGCGCCAAATGGCCCGATTTCGCCGCCCGCACCGCGCGCATCAAGGGCTCGCCCCTCAGCGCCACCATCCTGGCTGAGCGGGACTGA
- a CDS encoding NAD-dependent epimerase/dehydratase family protein, with amino-acid sequence MPNNPQCLTNNGSNCYLVTGAAGFIAARVCELLLEAGHTVVGVDNLNDYYDVRLKDYRLAKLLGRSYELGGDAKTSIFSNNKEPLTHNRFEFRVLDIENLKEVDELFATRKFEAVFNLAARAGVRYSLEFPELYRRTNVLGEENVLKCQVKYGVTKQVLASSSSVYAGCPMPFTEDRPLQVAQSPYAETKKQAEALAHDYHRKHGLDITVLRYFTVFGPAGRPDMAPLRFIKWIDEGTPITLYGDGSQARDFTYVDDIARGTILAGKLFGGRMTEDGGQMPDGGGRMTDDGGQRAAGRGQPSAVSHQPLAPGYDVINLGGGRNPISMMTVIGFIEQALYDRGRRTEDGGRIKAKISGQPSSPADMAATWADIAKAKRLLNWQPEVSPEDGFRKTVDWHVQNRDWLRGIRL; translated from the coding sequence ATGCCCAATAACCCTCAATGTCTAACGAATAACGGCAGCAACTGTTACTTGGTAACAGGTGCTGCAGGCTTCATCGCCGCCCGGGTCTGCGAGCTCCTGCTCGAGGCCGGGCACACCGTCGTGGGCGTGGACAATCTGAATGATTATTATGATGTGAGGCTGAAGGACTATCGCCTCGCGAAGTTATTGGGAAGGAGTTATGAGTTAGGCGGGGATGCGAAAACATCCATCTTCTCCAATAACAAAGAACCCTTAACGCATAACCGCTTCGAATTCCGCGTGCTTGATATCGAAAACCTCAAAGAGGTCGACGAGCTCTTTGCCACGCGGAAGTTCGAAGCCGTCTTCAACCTCGCCGCCCGGGCCGGCGTGCGCTACAGCCTCGAATTCCCCGAACTCTACCGCCGCACGAACGTCCTCGGGGAGGAGAACGTGCTCAAGTGCCAGGTGAAATACGGGGTGACGAAGCAGGTGCTGGCGTCGAGTTCCTCGGTTTATGCCGGGTGTCCGATGCCCTTCACGGAGGACCGGCCCTTGCAGGTCGCGCAGTCGCCCTATGCGGAGACCAAGAAGCAGGCGGAGGCCCTGGCCCATGATTATCATCGGAAGCACGGCCTGGACATCACGGTGCTGCGTTATTTCACGGTGTTCGGCCCCGCCGGCCGGCCCGACATGGCGCCGCTGCGTTTCATCAAGTGGATTGACGAAGGCACGCCTATCACGCTCTACGGCGACGGCTCGCAGGCCCGGGACTTCACCTACGTGGACGACATTGCGCGAGGAACAATTTTGGCGGGAAAATTGTTCGGAGGGCGGATGACGGAGGACGGAGGGCAGATGCCGGACGGCGGAGGGCGGATGACGGATGACGGAGGACAGAGGGCAGCTGGCAGAGGTCAGCCGTCAGCCGTCAGCCATCAGCCCTTGGCTCCCGGCTACGACGTCATCAACCTCGGCGGCGGCCGCAACCCGATCAGCATGATGACCGTGATTGGGTTCATAGAGCAGGCGCTCTATGACAGAGGACGGAGAACGGAGGACGGAGGACGGATAAAGGCGAAGATTTCGGGCCAGCCCTCCAGCCCGGCCGATATGGCCGCCACCTGGGCCGACATCGCGAAAGCGAAACGGCTGTTGAACTGGCAGCCGGAAGTCAGTCCGGAGGACGGTTTCCGCAAGACCGTGGATTGGCATGTGCAGAATCGGGACTGGTTGAGAGGTATCAGGTTGTGA
- a CDS encoding DUF535 family protein, with product MGNLSSLSLAALRRVARAVYPGPTWKSRGLRVIFIARHLAHGRNAGLWLDYLGRPGMAAAVVQHPSLYRKVVRPYVSRNWPDAVKTAAMIHHYEALRRSVAPEVRAQIFSPAGAELAVFPVRNGDLLTVRLRYDPKFRKEGETTLELVSARHACRIFCLTFVLAPDRRQRRCLVIGAVSGLPAGTDKAIIKDTAKALFGLRPKALLLAVLQELAQAWGAHGLLGVGSRVHTSRHPVYALNRSRRFSIAYDEFWREAGGTRESDGFFRLPLHWVERPEAAIESHKRSLYRQRHAWIRDLQLTLRRRLREWAPAGPEKRDPEAVSGLPAGELATAVAS from the coding sequence TTGGGCAACCTATCCTCCCTCTCCCTGGCGGCCCTGCGCCGGGTTGCCCGCGCCGTCTATCCCGGGCCGACCTGGAAAAGCCGCGGCCTGCGGGTGATATTCATCGCCCGGCACTTGGCGCACGGCCGCAACGCCGGCCTCTGGCTCGACTACCTGGGCCGGCCGGGGATGGCCGCCGCGGTGGTGCAGCATCCCAGCCTCTACCGCAAGGTCGTCCGCCCCTATGTCTCCCGCAACTGGCCCGACGCCGTGAAGACGGCCGCGATGATCCACCATTACGAGGCGCTGCGCCGGTCGGTCGCCCCGGAGGTCCGCGCGCAGATCTTCTCCCCCGCCGGGGCGGAGCTGGCCGTCTTTCCCGTCCGGAATGGCGACCTCCTCACGGTGCGCCTGCGCTACGACCCGAAGTTCCGCAAGGAGGGCGAAACCACGCTCGAGCTGGTTTCCGCCCGGCACGCGTGCCGGATTTTCTGCCTGACGTTCGTCCTGGCCCCCGACCGCCGCCAGCGGCGCTGCCTGGTCATCGGCGCCGTCTCCGGGCTGCCGGCGGGGACCGACAAGGCCATCATCAAGGACACGGCCAAGGCGCTGTTCGGGCTGAGGCCGAAGGCGCTGCTGCTCGCCGTGCTGCAGGAGCTGGCGCAGGCCTGGGGCGCGCACGGCCTGCTCGGCGTGGGCAGCCGCGTGCACACGTCGCGCCATCCGGTCTACGCGTTGAACCGCAGCCGCCGGTTCAGCATCGCCTACGATGAATTCTGGCGCGAGGCCGGCGGCACCCGGGAGAGCGACGGCTTCTTCCGCCTGCCGCTGCACTGGGTGGAACGGCCCGAGGCCGCGATCGAGTCCCACAAGCGCTCGCTCTACCGCCAACGCCACGCCTGGATCCGGGACTTGCAGCTGACCCTGCGCCGGCGCCTGCGGGAGTGGGCGCCCGCCGGACCGGAAAAGCGGGACCCGGAGGCGGTATCCGGGCTGCCGGCCGGAGAACTCGCGACCGCCGTTGCGAGCTGA
- a CDS encoding glycosyltransferase family 4 protein produces MIRICVLWQSYGPYHFARLAALQKLCAECGHEVVGLEVGDKTSTYGWRRTGPGERGIVTLFPGRVAEAVSPLAVRQAAKKFLKQARCEVIFTPSYWPLYGVLAAMAARSLGMRVVMMNDSHRVTGTNSVPVFAVKKQIAKLYDAAFVAGSVHRGFHRELGFSDKNIFEGYDAVDNAYFGARADEVRKDAAQWRKRLGLPQRFILNIGRFVAKKNLPSLIKAFALARRRGWLNGCDLVLVGSGPEKDRLTGVAESERLKVVEGRRDEIVSPSIAGAEVVRFYPFAQIEELPAYYTLAECFVLPSLYEEWGLVVNEAMASGCAVGVSNAVGCASDLVVPGRTGFAFDPENIGQLADGLRSACQDQAFARQLGANARDHIAGWSCERFAENALKAAGAALAAPQRAASETSGAQATNRPAVVLLQTCFPDYREPVFDEIGRRFAGDFELICGEDYFTRDVKVCAHPKPWRTPAGNVFLFSRNLLWQNRVVERLCEADIALLELNPRVISSWVILLARRMSGVPTLLWGHVWARDGIGAWTNIIRLMMMRLSDGIIPYTYTQGKELQRRMPGLLVVTAPNSLVPKAACVAAIAPMERTTDIIFVGRVKLDKKPGLLLEAFALAIPHLEPEVRLVFVGEGPETASLKQRAGEHYLAHRVIFRGHVIDAVKLREIYSTAFCAVSPGYVGLSAIQSFAHGVPMVVADREPHSPEIEACFEGRNSRFFSSDNSRDLADKLGEMWRDRGTWWSKRADIASWVAEQYSVENMADGFESAVREIKDRRN; encoded by the coding sequence ATGATAAGGATTTGTGTTCTTTGGCAGAGTTACGGACCGTATCATTTCGCCCGGCTCGCGGCCCTGCAGAAGCTGTGCGCGGAGTGCGGTCATGAGGTGGTCGGACTGGAGGTGGGCGATAAGACCAGCACCTATGGCTGGCGCAGAACCGGCCCGGGGGAGCGGGGGATTGTCACGCTGTTTCCTGGTCGGGTGGCGGAAGCAGTGTCGCCCTTGGCGGTCCGGCAGGCGGCGAAAAAATTCCTGAAACAAGCGCGCTGCGAGGTGATCTTCACGCCGAGTTACTGGCCCTTGTATGGCGTCCTGGCGGCAATGGCGGCAAGATCGCTGGGGATGCGGGTGGTCATGATGAATGACAGTCATCGGGTGACTGGGACCAATTCAGTGCCGGTTTTCGCCGTGAAAAAGCAGATCGCTAAATTGTATGATGCCGCCTTTGTGGCGGGATCTGTTCACCGGGGTTTTCACCGAGAGTTGGGATTCTCCGATAAAAACATATTTGAAGGCTATGATGCCGTGGATAACGCCTATTTTGGCGCCCGGGCGGACGAGGTGAGGAAAGATGCAGCGCAATGGCGGAAGCGCCTGGGGTTGCCGCAGCGATTTATCCTGAACATCGGGCGCTTCGTGGCGAAAAAGAACCTGCCGAGCTTGATCAAGGCCTTCGCCCTGGCCCGCCGCAGGGGCTGGCTGAATGGCTGCGACCTGGTGCTGGTGGGCAGCGGGCCGGAGAAAGACCGGCTGACCGGCGTGGCGGAAAGCGAGCGGCTGAAGGTGGTCGAGGGGCGTCGGGACGAGATTGTTTCACCGAGCATCGCGGGGGCGGAGGTCGTGCGCTTCTACCCGTTTGCCCAGATCGAGGAACTGCCGGCGTATTACACCCTCGCGGAGTGCTTCGTCCTGCCCAGCCTGTATGAGGAGTGGGGGTTGGTGGTCAACGAGGCCATGGCCAGCGGATGCGCCGTGGGGGTCTCCAACGCCGTGGGTTGCGCTTCAGACCTAGTGGTGCCCGGCCGGACGGGGTTCGCCTTTGATCCCGAAAACATCGGGCAACTCGCCGACGGACTGCGCTCAGCCTGCCAGGATCAGGCGTTCGCCCGGCAATTAGGCGCAAACGCCCGGGACCATATCGCCGGCTGGTCCTGCGAGCGTTTCGCCGAAAACGCCCTCAAAGCCGCCGGCGCCGCTCTCGCCGCCCCGCAGCGGGCTGCGAGCGAAACCAGCGGTGCACAGGCGACAAACCGTCCGGCCGTGGTGCTGCTGCAGACGTGCTTTCCCGATTATCGCGAACCGGTCTTCGATGAAATCGGCCGGCGGTTCGCCGGTGACTTCGAGCTGATCTGCGGCGAAGACTATTTCACCCGCGACGTCAAAGTGTGCGCGCACCCCAAACCCTGGCGCACTCCGGCGGGCAATGTTTTTCTATTTTCCCGCAACCTGTTGTGGCAAAATCGGGTGGTCGAGCGGCTCTGCGAGGCGGACATCGCGCTGCTGGAGCTGAATCCCCGCGTCATTTCGAGCTGGGTGATTCTGCTGGCGAGAAGGATGTCCGGAGTGCCGACCTTGCTGTGGGGCCATGTCTGGGCCCGCGACGGCATCGGTGCCTGGACGAATATCATTCGTTTGATGATGATGCGCCTGTCCGACGGCATCATTCCCTACACCTATACCCAGGGAAAGGAACTGCAGCGCCGCATGCCCGGCCTGCTCGTTGTCACCGCTCCCAATTCGTTGGTGCCGAAGGCGGCGTGCGTCGCGGCGATTGCGCCGATGGAGCGCACCACGGACATTATTTTTGTGGGGCGGGTGAAGCTGGACAAGAAGCCCGGGCTGCTGCTGGAAGCCTTCGCGCTGGCGATTCCTCACCTGGAGCCGGAGGTAAGGCTGGTTTTTGTCGGCGAAGGGCCGGAGACCGCCAGCCTCAAGCAGAGGGCAGGGGAGCACTACCTGGCCCACCGGGTGATTTTCCGCGGCCATGTGATCGATGCCGTGAAACTGCGGGAAATCTATTCGACGGCGTTCTGTGCGGTGTCGCCCGGCTATGTCGGCCTGAGTGCGATCCAATCCTTTGCCCATGGCGTGCCCATGGTGGTGGCGGATCGCGAACCTCACTCGCCGGAAATCGAGGCGTGCTTTGAGGGGCGGAACAGCCGGTTTTTCAGCAGCGACAATAGCCGGGATCTGGCGGACAAACTCGGCGAGATGTGGCGAGACCGGGGGACCTGGTGGAGTAAACGGGCCGATATCGCCAGTTGGGTGGCGGAGCAATACAGTGTCGAAAACATGGCCGACGGCTTTGAATCCGCCGTCAGAGAAATAAAGGACAGGCGAAACTGA
- a CDS encoding glycosyltransferase family 4 protein, whose protein sequence is MNANEETGVSEAVAGAATKAQLLIIGPFPPPRHGVATVNEAMYAEAIKAGIEVRRYDTAPPSLDRSLGVRLRRLKKIVGALKVLWHFGREHPEGTVYCSLSGGFGLLYEVCLIGVARVARLRVLVHHHSFRYLDRPFWPMHLLVRAAGPKALHVVQTRSMGEKLQQRYPRAVRVLDMNNTIFMGSPISARQLLSDRTPFTVGYMANLSRAKGLDDMLQLAELAQRAHSTMRFKIAGPFENPADEAQYRQRLSRLANVDYLGPVYGDAYKAFWQNLGAFAFPTRYRNETEPLVVHEALRHGKPVIALGRGCIAAQVGDAGHVLPPDGDFAHEAWRILSEWASDAGRLEHLQGLAHAQYNALHRESLVALTQILQQIKSKPTQDP, encoded by the coding sequence ATGAACGCTAATGAGGAAACTGGAGTATCTGAAGCTGTTGCTGGAGCGGCGACCAAGGCGCAGTTGCTGATAATCGGTCCTTTCCCTCCTCCGCGCCACGGCGTTGCGACCGTGAACGAGGCCATGTATGCCGAGGCGATCAAGGCCGGGATCGAAGTCCGGCGATACGATACCGCCCCGCCTTCGCTGGACCGGTCGCTGGGCGTCCGCCTCCGGCGCCTGAAGAAGATCGTTGGGGCTCTCAAGGTGCTATGGCATTTTGGGCGGGAACATCCGGAGGGAACGGTGTATTGCTCGCTCAGCGGTGGGTTCGGGCTGTTATACGAGGTGTGCTTGATCGGGGTCGCGCGGGTCGCGCGCCTGCGCGTGCTGGTGCACCACCACAGCTTCCGCTATCTGGACCGGCCCTTCTGGCCCATGCATCTGCTCGTGCGGGCGGCTGGTCCCAAGGCCCTGCATGTGGTGCAAACCCGGAGCATGGGCGAGAAACTGCAGCAGCGCTACCCTCGGGCGGTTCGTGTGCTGGATATGAATAATACGATCTTCATGGGATCACCCATTTCCGCCCGGCAGCTCCTTTCGGATCGCACGCCGTTCACGGTGGGATACATGGCCAACCTATCGCGAGCGAAAGGTCTGGATGACATGCTCCAACTGGCGGAGCTGGCGCAGCGTGCCCACTCCACCATGCGATTCAAGATTGCCGGACCGTTTGAAAACCCGGCCGACGAAGCCCAATATCGCCAGCGTCTATCCCGCCTCGCCAACGTGGATTACTTGGGGCCGGTTTACGGGGATGCCTATAAGGCATTCTGGCAGAACCTTGGGGCATTTGCCTTCCCGACCCGCTATCGGAATGAAACCGAGCCATTGGTCGTGCATGAGGCGCTGCGTCACGGCAAACCCGTGATCGCATTGGGCCGGGGGTGCATTGCCGCGCAAGTCGGCGACGCCGGCCACGTGTTGCCGCCTGATGGGGATTTTGCCCATGAGGCCTGGCGCATCCTGTCGGAGTGGGCGAGCGACGCCGGCCGGCTGGAGCACCTGCAGGGACTGGCACATGCCCAATATAACGCCCTCCACCGGGAAAGTCTCGTTGCGTTGACGCAGATTCTTCAACAAATAAAGTCCAAACCCACCCAAGATCCATGA
- a CDS encoding type II toxin-antitoxin system VapC family toxin yields MAFDLYLDTSALVKLYVREPETAELSAFVRKSAPPLPFSSLHELELTHALERRREEGDLSTIGVNQIVGSLDKDLKQGVLARPGTEWPGIFARAIHLLRQHRGLRSLDALHIGHALESGAIWFVTYDRRQGKAAAGEGLKLWPKNAG; encoded by the coding sequence ATGGCCTTCGATCTTTACCTGGACACTTCCGCCTTGGTGAAACTCTACGTGCGCGAGCCGGAAACCGCCGAATTGTCCGCCTTTGTCCGCAAATCCGCTCCGCCCCTGCCTTTTTCCTCGCTGCATGAGCTGGAGCTGACCCATGCCCTCGAACGCCGCCGCGAAGAAGGGGATCTCTCCACCATCGGCGTCAACCAGATCGTCGGCTCCCTCGACAAGGATCTGAAGCAAGGCGTGTTGGCCCGGCCGGGCACGGAATGGCCCGGTATCTTTGCCCGCGCCATCCATCTCCTGCGCCAGCACCGGGGCCTCCGCTCGCTGGACGCCCTGCACATCGGTCACGCCCTGGAGTCCGGCGCAATCTGGTTCGTCACTTATGACCGCCGGCAAGGCAAGGCCGCCGCCGGTGAGGGTCTGAAGCTCTGGCCGAAGAACGCGGGCTGA